In the genome of Dioscorea cayenensis subsp. rotundata cultivar TDr96_F1 chromosome 1, TDr96_F1_v2_PseudoChromosome.rev07_lg8_w22 25.fasta, whole genome shotgun sequence, one region contains:
- the LOC120261814 gene encoding putative nitric oxide synthase, whose translation MAPNPLLFSSSHALCHFPIFPKTLTPRSVSPFSCRSSLPQTSSPHSDSSSIEPSGTGAAAPTRGDLFLERQQSRSTATVVLKQSKKNSKKKRAVASKLSSAITCCYGCGAPLQTEEMEAPGYVDPETYELKKKHRQLRTVLCGRCKLLSHGHMVTAVGGHGGYPGGKQFVTAEELREKLSHLRHEKVLIVKLVDIVDFNGSFLSRIRDLAGANPIILVATKVDLLPKGTELNCIGDWVVDATIKKKLNVVSVHLTSSKSLVGIVGVIAEIQKEKKGRDVYILGSANVGKSAFINALLKMMGEKDPVAAAAQKYKPIQSAVPGTTLGPIQIEAFQGGGKLFDTPGVHLHHRQAAVVDSEDLTLLAPKNRLRAQSFPVLSENKRLNDTAALGLNGFSIFWGGLVRVDIIKVLPETRLTFYGPRQLPIHMVPTSEADQFYHKELGISLTPPTGNQRAEAWPGLQVVRQLQINFENRKRPACDIAISGLGWIAIEQFSSNLNVDPNANNEADLKELQLAVHVPKPVEVFVRPPMPVGKAGEEWYEYQELTEKEEELRPKWFF comes from the exons ATGGCGCCCAATCCTCTCCTCTTTTCCTCCTCCCACGCTCTCTGTCATTTCCCTATATtccccaaaaccctaacccctcGCAGTGTCTCTCCTTTCTCCTGCCGGTCTTCTCTACCCCAGACCTCCTCCCCGCACTCCGATTCTTCTTCAATCGAGCCCTCGGGCACCGGCGCCGCCGCCCCAACACGCGGAGACCTCTTTCTCGAGCGCCAGCAGTCTCGTTCCACTGCTACTGTCGTGCTCAAGCAGAGCAAGAAGAATAGCAAGAAGAAGAGGGCTGTTGCTTCCAAACTCTCGTCAGCAATTACTTGCTGCTATGGTTGTGGCGCGCCGTTGCAAACGGAGGAGATGGAAGCACCCGGATACGTCGATCCTGAGACCTATGAATTG AAGAAGAAGCATCGGCAGCTGAGGACTGTGCTATGCGGAAGGTGTAAGCTGTTGTCCCATGGGCATATGGTAACTGCGGTTGGGGGGCATGGGGGTTACCCTGGCGGTAAGCAGTTTGTCACCGCAGAGGAGCTTCGTGAAAAGCTTTCTCACTTGCGCCATGAGAAGGTGCTCATAGTTAAGCTG GTTGATATTGTTGACTTCAATGGCAGCTTTTTGTCACGGATACGTGATCTTGCTGGTGCTAATCCAATTATATTAGTTGCAACTAAG GTTGATCTTCTCCCTAAAGGTACTGAGTTAAATTGCATTGGTGATTGGGTTGTGGATGCGACTATTAAGAAGAAACTCAA TGTTGTTAGTGTCCACCTGACAAGTTCAAAGTCTTTAGTAGGGATTGTGGGGGTTATAGCAGAAatccaaaaagagaaaaag GGACGTGATGTATATATTCTG GGTTCAGCAAATGTTGGGAAATCTGCATTTATCAATGCGTTGCTTA AGATGATGGGAGAGAAGGATCCAGTAGCAGCAGCTGCTCAGAAATACAAACCTATCCAATCCGCTGTTCCTGGAACAACTTTAGGGCCTATCCAAATTGAAGCCTTTCAAGGAGGGGGA AAACTGTTTGACACACCAGGTGTTCATCTGCATCATAGGCAGGCAGCTGTTGTAGACTCTGAAGATCTCACCTTGCTTGCTCCTAAAAATCGTCTAAGAGCGCAATCATTTCCG GTTCTCTCGGAGAATAAAAGATTGAATGATACAGCAGCACTTGGTTTGAATGGATTTTCAATATTCTGGGGAGGACTTGTTCGGGTTGACATTATTAAG GTGCTTCCTGAGACTCGGTTGACATTCTATGGACCACGGCAACTGCCAATTCATATGGTTCCAACTTCTGAAGCAGATCAATTTTACCAT AAGGAACTTGGAATTTCATTGACACCTCCAACAGGCAATCAAAGAGCAGAGGCTTGGCCAGGTCTACAAGTTGTTCGGcaattgcaaataaattttgaaaatcgcAAGAG GCCGGCTTGTGATATCGCAATTTCTGGTCTTGGTTGGATAGCTATTGAACAATTCAGTTCAAATCTTAATGTTGATCCAAATGCCAACAACGAAGCTGATTTAAAGGAACTGCAGTTGGCTGTACATGTTCCAAAACCAGTCGAAGTATTTGTTCGACCTCCAATGCCTGTTGGTAAAGCTGGTGAAGAGTGGTATGAGTATCAAGAACTGactgagaaggaagaagaattGAGGCCTAAATGGTTCTTCTAG